One part of the Pecten maximus chromosome 1, xPecMax1.1, whole genome shotgun sequence genome encodes these proteins:
- the LOC117327378 gene encoding uncharacterized protein LOC117327378, translating to MVLREQTVVQVSSLVKDLDRTMKLNDGLENIVQGNNRQYIRREKPQLTFGNNDRVKACIGNHLFHAVFKCRFKKVKLMLDRGFDVNMRNSYGYSVLVAALHIDDNDQREKMFRMLINRNADPLQKDPKHGRHVLCWACLLGRVNEVEFLLDTFKGDFDLHEKDKEGMTVLHHATQAGQEEVVTMLALEFRRFGLSVDVVDNLGLTPYLHARRLGYSSITRILQNQGRACPGQGDMFTFRNGREWSSLGREERHVQQTQERFGDYMKAAILGRSRVIHRYQNRAPLIKVIPPAEDDVVDGRIKFVVKEKTPIGGTKRVSFAPPPAEPRPTHLTLPSDVTPRPSMALTMIDMTPGSKQVDHFKSSHAETQNVDTGRSNSHGATIANMFGVLAQQNAPSFRPTVVIPTAEPEVVPSKQKRSTLAILFGKQNKKKVKSPRGSEKKKPTKEKKTSKGRK from the coding sequence ATGGTTTTGCGGGAACAGACTGTTGTTCAAGTCAGTTCATTGGTGAAAGACTTGGACAGGACGATGAAACTTAACGATGGATTGGAGAATATTGTCCAAGGTAACAATCGTCAGTATATTCGCCGTGAGAAACCCCAGTTAACCTTTGGAAACAACGATCGAGTGAAAGCTTGTATAGGAAACCATCTTTTCCACGCTGTGTTTAAGTGTCGGTTTAAGAAGGTTAAGCTGATGCTAGACCGCGGATTTGACGTAAACATGAGAAATAGTTACGGGTACAGCGTCCTGGTAGCGGCACTGCATATCGATGACAACGACCAGAGAGAGAAAATGTTCCGAATGCTCATCAATCGTAATGCCGACCCCCTCCAGAAGGATCCCAAACATGGCCGACACGTCCTATGTTGGGCATGTCTTCTTGGCCGTGTGAATGAGGTAGAGTTCCTACTGGACACATTCAAAGGAGACTTTGACCTTCACGAAAAGGACAAAGAAGGAATGACCGTTCTCCATCACGCCACTCAGGCTGGCCAAGAGGAAGTGGTGACAATGCTTGCATTAGAGTTCCGGCGCTTTGGCTTATCTGTGGACGTTGTTGACAACCTTGGTCTTACTCCGTACCTTCACGCGCGTCGGCTCGGCTACAGTAGCATCACGCGTATACTTCAGAACCAAGGCCGTGCCTGTCCTGGCCAAGGGGATATGTTTACATTCCGGAATGGCCGAGAATGGTCCTCTCTAGGCCGCGAAGAACGACACGTTCAACAGACACAGGAACGCTTTGGAGATTACATGAAAGCTGCAATTCTGGGTCGAAGTCGAGTTATACACCGCTACCAAAATCGAGCACCCCTTATCAAAGTGATACCACCCGCCGAAGACGATGTTGTCGACGGTCGAATCAAATTTGTCGTCAAGGAGAAAACTCCGATAGGAGGCACCAAACGTGTGTCCTTCGCCCCGCCCCCGGCGGAACCCCGACCGACACATTTAACTTTACCATCAGATGTGACCCCTAGACCTAGCATGGCATTGACTATGATTGACATGACGCCTGGAAGTAAACAGGTCGACCATTTCAAAAGTAGTCACGCTGAAACACAAAATGTAGACACTGGTCGCTCGAACAGCCATGGAGCGACCATTGCAAACATGTTCGGGGTTTTAGCACAGCAGAACGCACCGTCCTTCCGCCCGACGGTGGTAATTCCGACGGCGGAACCGGAAGTCGTACCTTCAAAACAAAAACGCTCCACACTTGCCATACTCTTTGGTAAACAGAATAAAAAGAAGGTAAAATCGCCACGGGGGTCGGAGAAAAAGAAGCCCACAAAGGAAAAGAAAACAAGCAAGGGACGTAAATAG